The following are encoded together in the Streptomyces sp. NBC_00358 genome:
- a CDS encoding CsbD family protein — protein sequence MMFKGNAKAKQIKGKVKESVGKVLGDTSVQRAGRRDQLRGKAQEMTEKTTARVRSWTKH from the coding sequence ATGATGTTCAAGGGCAACGCGAAGGCGAAACAGATCAAGGGCAAGGTGAAGGAGTCCGTCGGAAAGGTGTTGGGAGACACCTCGGTCCAGAGAGCGGGACGCCGTGATCAACTGCGCGGCAAGGCCCAGGAGATGACCGAGAAGACCACGGCGCGCGTCCGCAGCTGGACCAAACACTGA
- a CDS encoding GvpL/GvpF family gas vesicle protein, whose protein sequence is MAVHVYSITFKDHPLRLDDLDGVGTPPTPLRTVTGGPLCAVVSDGPAELPLEQGDIDAHEKIQKRLMADGTVLPLKFGCTAPDDEAVRLALEERADDYADRLGRLEGCVEYRLRASQDEEMLLREILSESEAARRLDERIRAGTAAPDTAPRLGELVVAETRARQKALASGVIEALRPFARETDSGQPDGTDFLSVSFLVNEEQDELFLATELSLAHQMGEGFDFRLDGPLPPYSFG, encoded by the coding sequence ATGGCCGTCCACGTCTACTCGATCACTTTCAAGGATCATCCGCTCCGCCTCGACGACCTCGACGGCGTCGGCACGCCGCCCACCCCGTTGCGCACGGTGACCGGCGGCCCCCTCTGCGCTGTGGTGAGCGACGGACCGGCGGAACTGCCCCTCGAACAGGGGGACATCGACGCCCACGAGAAGATCCAGAAGCGACTGATGGCGGACGGCACCGTACTCCCCCTGAAGTTCGGCTGCACGGCCCCGGACGACGAAGCGGTCCGGCTCGCGCTGGAGGAACGCGCCGACGACTACGCCGACCGGCTGGGCCGGTTGGAGGGCTGCGTCGAGTACCGGCTCAGGGCGTCACAGGACGAGGAGATGCTGCTGCGGGAGATCCTGTCGGAGTCCGAGGCGGCCCGGCGGCTCGACGAGCGGATACGCGCGGGCACGGCGGCACCCGACACGGCTCCGCGCCTCGGCGAACTGGTCGTCGCGGAAACCCGGGCCCGGCAGAAGGCCTTGGCGTCGGGAGTGATCGAGGCGCTTCGCCCCTTCGCCCGGGAGACCGACTCCGGGCAGCCGGACGGAACGGACTTCCTCAGCGTCTCCTTCCTGGTGAACGAGGAACAGGACGAACTGTTCCTCGCAACGGAGTTGAGCCTCGCCCACCAGATGGGCGAGGGCTTCGACTTCCGACTCGACGGTCCCCTTCCTCCGTACAGCTTCGGTTGA
- a CDS encoding alpha/beta hydrolase, which produces MPFTQVISGCGSIALMTLVALRPPRPRRTTPFTLSFFLTFLINEQPFLALYVLAAGTVPPLVAGETATPSWWLGTGLATGTAAGVLWLAVRARTAGPRLTAALQRALGPRAVPRRRRHGVWPLVRLLVLPLVSYRFGVRRVANVRYGDGGRGHLLDVYRPRSGARNAPVLVYLHGGGFRIGSKLLGARPLLYRLAGRGWVCVSANYRLGGGLDYADRLADVRQVVRWVHENAAAHGADPAALFLAGGSAGAHLASMAALTASGVPGRPDGEECDNAVAGVISLYGYYGQADGGTDSTPLAHLHPDAPPFLIVHGTLDTLVLVEDARHFAAELERVSTQPVAYAELPGTQHAFDLFPSLRFHAVTDAVEDFTSWVRANDTNPPRHRGTAPSDQEGDPFSPR; this is translated from the coding sequence GTGCCGTTCACCCAAGTGATCAGCGGGTGCGGGTCGATCGCGCTCATGACCCTGGTCGCGCTGCGCCCGCCGCGGCCCCGGCGTACAACTCCCTTCACCCTGAGCTTCTTTCTGACGTTCCTGATCAACGAGCAGCCCTTCCTCGCCCTGTACGTACTGGCGGCCGGAACGGTGCCCCCACTGGTCGCCGGCGAGACGGCAACGCCGTCGTGGTGGCTGGGCACGGGTTTGGCCACGGGCACCGCAGCCGGGGTGCTGTGGCTCGCCGTGCGTGCCCGCACCGCGGGGCCCCGGCTGACCGCCGCGCTGCAGCGGGCACTCGGGCCGCGGGCGGTACCGCGACGCCGACGACACGGCGTGTGGCCGCTGGTGCGTCTGCTGGTCCTGCCGCTGGTTTCCTACCGGTTCGGCGTACGGCGGGTGGCGAACGTCCGATACGGCGACGGGGGCCGCGGCCACCTACTGGATGTGTACCGCCCCCGCTCAGGAGCGCGGAACGCGCCGGTCCTGGTCTACCTCCACGGCGGAGGCTTCCGCATCGGCAGCAAGCTGCTCGGCGCACGCCCCCTGCTCTACCGGCTCGCCGGCCGCGGTTGGGTGTGCGTGAGCGCCAACTACCGCCTCGGCGGGGGCCTTGACTACGCCGACCGGCTCGCCGATGTCCGGCAGGTCGTCCGCTGGGTGCACGAGAACGCCGCCGCCCACGGAGCCGACCCCGCGGCGCTGTTCCTCGCCGGCGGCTCGGCCGGGGCCCATCTCGCCTCCATGGCCGCGCTCACCGCCTCAGGTGTCCCAGGCCGGCCGGACGGCGAGGAGTGCGACAACGCGGTGGCGGGGGTGATCAGCCTCTACGGCTACTACGGGCAGGCCGACGGCGGCACCGACTCCACCCCGCTGGCACACCTGCACCCCGACGCCCCGCCGTTCCTCATCGTCCACGGCACGCTGGACACACTCGTCCTGGTCGAGGACGCCCGCCACTTCGCCGCCGAGCTCGAAAGAGTCTCCACACAGCCGGTGGCCTACGCCGAACTCCCGGGCACCCAGCATGCCTTCGACCTCTTCCCCTCGCTGCGCTTCCACGCGGTCACCGACGCGGTCGAGGACTTCACGTCCTGGGTCCGCGCCAACGACACCAACCCTCCGCGGCATCGGGGGACGGCACCCTCCGACCAGGAAGGTGATCCGTTTTCGCCGCGATAG
- a CDS encoding class I SAM-dependent methyltransferase, with protein sequence MSKDRNDLPPSRPPWPRYGVDAPAFPAVLAVAGTACWLAARRWRPGRTATTAAVTGTVLLANTGIYLHTTLHGKLRIWRRELDLADLKGDERLLDLGCGRGAVLVEAAKRLPRGQAVGVDLWSAKDQSGNRPDVTLANAAAAGVADRVEVRTADMTALPFADASFDVVTSALAIHNIPSPEERYRAVDEAMRVLRPGGQLIVADFWPMARKYAAHLGRGTLRGLGPGYWYGGPWLGVTLFHAVKG encoded by the coding sequence ATGTCAAAGGACCGGAATGACCTCCCGCCGTCGCGTCCTCCATGGCCGCGGTACGGCGTCGACGCTCCAGCGTTCCCGGCGGTACTCGCCGTCGCCGGCACGGCCTGCTGGCTGGCCGCCCGCCGGTGGCGGCCGGGACGGACCGCGACGACGGCCGCGGTCACGGGGACGGTACTGCTCGCCAACACCGGCATCTACCTGCACACCACCCTGCACGGCAAGTTGCGCATCTGGAGGCGGGAACTGGACCTGGCCGACTTGAAGGGCGACGAGCGGCTGCTGGACCTGGGCTGTGGCCGCGGCGCCGTGCTCGTCGAAGCGGCCAAACGGCTGCCGAGGGGACAGGCCGTGGGCGTCGACCTGTGGTCCGCGAAGGACCAGAGCGGCAACCGGCCCGACGTCACGCTCGCCAACGCCGCCGCGGCGGGGGTCGCCGACCGCGTGGAGGTACGTACGGCCGACATGACCGCGTTGCCTTTCGCGGACGCCTCCTTCGACGTCGTGACGAGCGCGCTGGCGATCCACAACATCCCGTCGCCCGAAGAGCGGTACCGCGCGGTGGACGAGGCCATGCGGGTGCTGCGACCGGGCGGCCAGTTGATCGTCGCCGACTTCTGGCCCATGGCCAGGAAGTACGCCGCACACCTCGGCCGCGGCACGCTGCGCGGACTGGGCCCCGGATACTGGTACGGCGGCCCGTGGCTCGGCGTCACCCTGTTTCACGCGGTCAAGGGCTGA
- a CDS encoding helix-turn-helix domain-containing protein has translation MRYAESAHDAAAVWDIATPSRPGRLPGVGMAGFRARTTEPVDLGVVPYPAVTVAVDLGDGSLAVDDSGGRRQESSVVVGLAASGVRGRGRAIECLQVRLSPVVAHAVLGASPELGGTVVRLDDLWGRDAQRTEERLRAARSWEHRFALAEAALVRRYEASRVVEPEVAFVWGQMVANLGGVRVDRLAAEIGWSRKRLWSRFRAQIGITPKRAAQLVRFDHAAHRLAAGHGAARVAAEAGYVDQSHLHRDVVAFSGVTPTAVAVAPWLAVDDVAWAAPAYLSKA, from the coding sequence ATGCGATACGCCGAGTCGGCTCATGACGCCGCGGCGGTGTGGGACATCGCCACCCCGTCGCGGCCCGGTCGGCTGCCGGGCGTCGGCATGGCCGGGTTCCGCGCTCGTACCACGGAGCCCGTCGACCTCGGCGTCGTCCCCTATCCGGCCGTCACGGTGGCCGTCGACCTGGGTGACGGGTCGCTCGCCGTCGACGACAGCGGCGGCCGTCGGCAGGAGAGCAGCGTCGTCGTCGGACTCGCGGCCAGTGGCGTTCGAGGGCGGGGCCGTGCCATCGAGTGCCTGCAGGTGCGACTGTCGCCGGTGGTCGCGCACGCCGTGCTGGGCGCCTCACCGGAGTTGGGCGGGACGGTGGTCCGCCTCGACGACCTCTGGGGCCGTGACGCCCAGCGGACCGAGGAGCGACTGCGCGCCGCCCGGTCGTGGGAGCACCGGTTCGCGCTGGCGGAGGCCGCGCTCGTCCGACGCTACGAGGCGAGCCGAGTGGTCGAGCCCGAAGTCGCCTTCGTATGGGGTCAGATGGTGGCGAACCTGGGAGGGGTTCGGGTCGACCGGCTGGCAGCGGAGATCGGCTGGAGCCGTAAGCGACTGTGGTCCCGCTTCCGGGCGCAGATCGGGATCACCCCCAAGCGGGCCGCTCAGCTCGTCCGTTTCGACCACGCGGCCCACCGGCTGGCCGCGGGTCACGGCGCGGCACGAGTGGCGGCGGAGGCCGGCTACGTCGACCAGTCCCACCTCCACCGGGATGTCGTGGCCTTCTCCGGTGTGACGCCCACGGCGGTCGCCGTCGCGCCGTGGCTGGCGGTCGACGACGTCGCGTGGGCCGCCCCGGCGTACCTGTCGAAGGCTTGA
- a CDS encoding Na+/H+ antiporter: MRAVGTVLALVVLATVVATSARHWRIPAPSLLVIAGLAVALLPGTPEIQISPGIIGLVVLPPLLYASGEELPWRELRAVWKPVGVLSTGLVLASAAAVGAVASLVTPLSWPMAFVLGAVLASTDPVAVTALGRRLALPPKVQVLVQAESLFNDATSLVLFRVAVSVAVASAAAGWGTAAGEFALLAGGGMVIGAAVAGVVTLIRRRTEDPVLETVIALVTPYAAYVLAEAAHASGVTSVVVAGVVLGGRGDRLTNARIRLQLHAVYGTVVFLLESVVFSLIGLALPAQVRALSDADRAWPLYALAVAATLIAMRLLWLAPVSAVVLRKGGIQRMTWRVPVVLTWAGTRGVVPLAAALSIPVATESGTPLSERPLVLVLTTSVVVATLVVQGFTLAPVVRRSGIALEPDHTEREEAHARRSLANAGLNRLDELSDLEAVPDVVLDRLRRGLTARLDDANDRLGQTDGNGDRTESADLTYRQLRRDLITVEEAELQRLYDRHRISDTTRRRLQRSLDLEEARLADAHGPPGD; this comes from the coding sequence ATGCGCGCGGTAGGGACAGTCCTGGCCCTCGTGGTCCTCGCCACCGTCGTGGCCACCTCCGCTCGCCACTGGCGCATCCCCGCGCCCTCCCTGCTCGTGATCGCGGGCCTGGCCGTCGCCCTGCTGCCCGGCACCCCGGAGATCCAGATCAGCCCCGGGATCATCGGCCTCGTCGTCCTACCACCGCTCCTCTACGCGAGCGGCGAGGAACTGCCCTGGCGCGAACTGCGTGCCGTGTGGAAACCGGTCGGAGTCCTGTCGACGGGCCTGGTCCTGGCCTCGGCGGCCGCGGTGGGGGCGGTCGCCTCCCTGGTCACGCCCCTGTCGTGGCCGATGGCGTTCGTGCTGGGCGCCGTGCTGGCGAGCACCGACCCGGTGGCGGTGACCGCGCTGGGCAGACGGCTGGCGCTTCCGCCCAAGGTGCAGGTGCTGGTGCAGGCCGAGAGCCTCTTCAACGACGCGACCTCGCTCGTCCTCTTCCGGGTCGCGGTGAGCGTCGCCGTGGCCTCGGCGGCGGCCGGCTGGGGTACGGCAGCGGGAGAGTTCGCGCTGCTGGCGGGTGGCGGCATGGTCATCGGTGCCGCGGTCGCGGGCGTCGTGACACTGATCAGGCGGCGAACCGAGGACCCGGTCCTGGAGACCGTGATCGCGCTGGTCACGCCCTACGCGGCCTACGTCCTGGCCGAGGCCGCGCACGCCTCGGGCGTCACCTCGGTGGTCGTCGCCGGAGTCGTCCTGGGCGGCCGGGGCGACCGCCTCACCAACGCCCGCATCCGCCTCCAACTGCACGCCGTCTACGGCACGGTGGTCTTCCTCCTGGAGAGCGTCGTCTTCAGCCTGATCGGGCTGGCGCTGCCCGCCCAGGTGCGGGCGCTGTCCGACGCCGACCGGGCCTGGCCGCTGTACGCGCTCGCCGTCGCCGCCACGCTCATCGCCATGCGCCTGCTGTGGCTGGCGCCGGTGTCCGCGGTGGTGCTGCGCAAGGGCGGGATCCAGCGGATGACCTGGCGGGTGCCGGTGGTCCTGACCTGGGCGGGCACCCGTGGCGTGGTCCCCCTGGCCGCAGCCCTGTCCATTCCGGTGGCCACCGAGAGCGGTACCCCGCTCTCGGAACGCCCGCTCGTCCTCGTCCTGACCACCTCGGTCGTGGTCGCCACGCTCGTCGTCCAGGGCTTCACCCTGGCACCGGTCGTCCGCCGCTCGGGTATCGCCCTCGAACCCGACCACACCGAACGCGAGGAGGCCCACGCCCGCCGCAGCCTGGCGAACGCGGGCCTGAACCGCCTGGACGAGCTGTCGGACCTGGAAGCCGTCCCCGACGTCGTCCTCGACCGGCTCCGCCGCGGCCTGACGGCCCGCCTGGACGACGCGAACGACCGCCTCGGACAGACCGACGGCAACGGCGATCGGACGGAATCCGCCGACCTCACCTACCGCCAGCTACGACGCGACCTGATCACGGTCGAGGAGGCCGAACTCCAGCGCCTCTACGACCGACACCGCATCAGCGACACGACCCGCCGCCGCCTGCAACGCTCACTGGACCTGGAGGAGGCCCGACTCGCGGACGCCCACGGCCCGCCCGGCGATTGA
- a CDS encoding sensor histidine kinase, with protein MRRTLRGRLTLLYGSVFFVSGMILLAFVFGLFWTGRSTRESTPVLDGRQVPDGAAIADRQHGHDLHTLLVSSGIALAVTGLASVALGWIIAGRALRPLLTMTTTAQAISASNLHSRIGLDSPYEEFKELGATLDELFERLDAAFQSQRHFVANASHELRTPLTVERALLQVALADPDASAESLRSTCEELLTLGAAQERLIESLLTLASSEQGVEEWEPLDLGVIAAEAVLVRRPEAERRGVRIDTVLARAPATGDGRLVESLVANLVDNAIQHNVADGHVSVTTSSSEHGARITVTNTGPVVPDDDMDRLFVPFQRLHTERTRHPDGHGLGLAIVRAITTTHRAVLTAKALESGGLDVRVTFPLHPPVGEPMARSGAERGARTDTPGT; from the coding sequence ATGCGCCGTACGCTGCGCGGGCGGCTGACCCTCCTGTACGGCAGCGTGTTCTTCGTCTCCGGCATGATCCTGCTCGCCTTCGTCTTCGGACTGTTCTGGACCGGACGCTCGACGCGCGAGTCGACACCGGTACTGGACGGCCGGCAGGTGCCCGACGGCGCGGCCATCGCCGACCGACAGCACGGCCACGACCTCCACACGCTGCTGGTCTCCTCCGGGATCGCCCTTGCGGTGACGGGCTTGGCCTCGGTCGCCCTCGGCTGGATCATCGCCGGTCGGGCCCTGCGGCCACTGCTCACGATGACGACGACCGCCCAGGCGATCTCGGCCAGCAACCTGCACTCGCGGATCGGGCTGGACAGTCCGTACGAGGAGTTCAAGGAACTCGGCGCGACCCTCGACGAGCTGTTCGAACGACTCGACGCGGCGTTCCAGTCGCAGCGCCATTTCGTCGCCAACGCCTCCCACGAGCTGCGGACACCCTTGACCGTGGAGCGGGCGCTGCTGCAGGTGGCGCTCGCCGATCCGGACGCGAGCGCGGAGTCGCTGAGGTCGACCTGCGAGGAGCTTCTGACACTCGGCGCGGCCCAGGAACGCCTGATCGAGTCGCTGCTGACGCTGGCCAGCAGTGAGCAGGGCGTCGAGGAGTGGGAGCCTCTGGACCTCGGCGTGATCGCCGCGGAGGCGGTTCTGGTCCGGCGGCCCGAGGCCGAGCGTCGAGGCGTCCGAATCGACACCGTACTCGCCCGGGCTCCGGCGACCGGCGACGGGCGGCTGGTCGAGAGCCTGGTCGCCAACCTGGTCGACAACGCCATCCAGCACAACGTCGCCGACGGCCACGTGAGCGTGACGACTTCGTCGTCCGAGCACGGCGCCCGCATCACCGTCACCAACACCGGCCCCGTGGTCCCGGACGACGACATGGACCGGTTGTTCGTGCCGTTCCAGCGGCTGCACACCGAACGCACCCGGCATCCGGACGGACACGGACTCGGGCTGGCCATCGTGCGAGCGATCACGACGACACACCGCGCGGTCCTGACCGCGAAGGCGCTGGAATCGGGCGGACTCGACGTGCGGGTGACGTTCCCGCTCCACCCTCCCGTCGGCGAGCCCATGGCCAGGTCCGGCGCCGAGCGGGGTGCGCGTACCGACACCCCCGGCACGTGA
- a CDS encoding response regulator transcription factor, translated as MRVLVVEDHEVLGRTLGTGLRREGMAVDVVLDGDDALEHLSVTRYDVVVLDRDLPRVHGDEVCRRLVAQHSPTRVLMLTAASTVKDRVTGLNLGADDYLPKPFDFSELVARVRALGRRATAALPPTLECGDVTLDPSTRAAFRAGRRLALSPKEFAMLECLLSRAGAVTSTEELLERVWDERANPFTNTVKTTVGRLRAKLGEPPLIETVREGGYRIALP; from the coding sequence ATGAGGGTGCTCGTTGTCGAAGATCACGAGGTGCTGGGGCGAACCCTGGGTACCGGGCTGCGCCGTGAGGGCATGGCGGTCGATGTCGTGCTGGACGGGGACGACGCGCTCGAACACCTCTCGGTCACCCGTTACGACGTCGTCGTCCTCGACCGTGACCTGCCCCGGGTGCACGGCGACGAGGTGTGCCGCCGTCTGGTCGCGCAGCACTCGCCGACCCGGGTGCTGATGCTGACGGCCGCCAGCACCGTGAAGGACCGGGTCACCGGCCTGAACCTGGGCGCCGACGACTACCTGCCCAAGCCCTTCGACTTCTCCGAGCTGGTGGCCCGCGTCCGGGCACTGGGACGACGCGCCACCGCCGCGCTGCCGCCGACGCTGGAGTGCGGTGACGTGACGCTGGACCCCAGCACCCGGGCCGCCTTCCGGGCCGGCCGACGCCTCGCCCTCAGCCCCAAGGAGTTCGCGATGCTCGAGTGCCTGCTCAGCCGCGCCGGCGCCGTGACATCGACCGAGGAACTGCTGGAACGCGTGTGGGACGAGAGGGCCAACCCGTTCACCAACACGGTCAAGACCACGGTCGGCCGGCTACGGGCGAAGCTCGGCGAACCACCGCTGATCGAGACCGTCCGCGAGGGCGGCTACCGGATCGCGCTCCCGTGA
- a CDS encoding ABC transporter ATP-binding protein, with translation MTHDTVLVARGLGRRFGRRWALSDCTLAVPAGRVVGLVGPNGAGKTTLMRLTVGLLTPTSGTVEVLGHPPAQNPAQLGRVGFVAQETPVYANLTVADHLRLGGRLNARWDRGLAERRIQRSGLDPRQRAGRLSGGQRAQLALTLAVAKRPELLVLDEPVASLDPLARREFLQGISEVATEQGVGVILSSHLVSDLERVCDFVIVLVASRVRVAGTIEDLLATHRRLTGPAHHTTAGVEVVEARHTELHSTLLVRSEEPIDDPAWTVEPVSLEDVVLAHMGTEDRS, from the coding sequence ATGACTCACGACACTGTGCTGGTGGCCCGGGGCCTCGGCAGACGATTCGGGCGGCGCTGGGCGCTGTCCGACTGCACGCTCGCCGTGCCGGCCGGACGGGTGGTCGGCCTGGTCGGCCCGAACGGGGCCGGCAAGACGACGCTGATGCGCCTCACGGTCGGGCTGCTCACCCCGACGTCGGGCACCGTCGAGGTGCTCGGTCACCCACCGGCGCAGAACCCGGCCCAGCTCGGCCGCGTCGGGTTCGTCGCGCAGGAGACCCCGGTCTACGCGAACCTGACCGTGGCCGACCATCTGCGTCTGGGCGGCCGGCTCAACGCCCGCTGGGACCGCGGCCTCGCGGAACGTCGTATCCAGCGGTCGGGCCTGGACCCCAGGCAACGGGCCGGCCGGCTCTCCGGCGGGCAGCGCGCCCAGCTCGCCCTCACCCTCGCCGTCGCCAAACGGCCCGAACTACTGGTTCTGGACGAGCCCGTGGCCAGTCTGGACCCCCTCGCCCGTCGCGAGTTCCTGCAGGGCATCAGCGAGGTCGCCACCGAGCAGGGCGTCGGCGTCATCCTGTCCTCGCACCTCGTCTCCGACCTGGAGCGCGTCTGCGACTTCGTGATCGTGCTGGTGGCCTCCCGGGTACGGGTCGCCGGGACGATCGAGGATCTGCTGGCCACCCACCGCCGACTCACCGGGCCGGCCCACCACACCACGGCCGGCGTCGAGGTCGTCGAGGCACGCCACACCGAGCTGCACAGCACCTTGCTGGTGCGCTCCGAGGAGCCGATCGACGATCCGGCGTGGACCGTCGAACCGGTCAGCCTCGAAGACGTCGTCCTCGCCCACATGGGCACGGAGGACCGCTCATGA
- a CDS encoding ABC transporter permease: MIQLTWRQFRTPAVVACGALLVVVLLAALTGPGLAHAYSTTRTECRQAGTCTSAMADFAHTDSVLRTAFGTLVTIVPGLLGMFWGAPLIAREIEGGTIPLVWTQSVTRTRWLAVKLAVVGLAGVLVAGLLSLVVTWWAHPLDRAAAAAYDTFGERDLAPVGYAALAFAIGVTAGMLIRRTVPAMALTLFTFVVVRVGVAYGIRPRLIGPAHRTLALDPASTGFGSSVSPDGMFNALFNGGPSSALAPATPNLPNAWIYSTRVVDDAGHDLTDKVLDADCPGMASGGGGPAVPGHVQVPQSAQQRMQACVSKVGATYHELVTYQPGNRYWALQWQELALCGTAALLLAAFCVWWVRRHRIA; encoded by the coding sequence ATGATCCAGCTCACCTGGCGCCAGTTCCGGACCCCCGCCGTCGTGGCGTGCGGAGCACTGCTGGTGGTGGTCCTCCTCGCCGCCCTGACCGGCCCCGGCCTCGCCCACGCCTACTCCACCACCAGGACCGAGTGCCGCCAGGCGGGAACCTGCACGTCGGCCATGGCGGACTTCGCACACACCGACAGCGTCCTGCGCACGGCGTTCGGCACCCTGGTCACCATCGTGCCCGGCCTGCTCGGCATGTTCTGGGGCGCTCCGCTGATCGCCCGCGAGATCGAGGGCGGAACGATCCCACTGGTGTGGACACAGAGTGTCACCCGCACCCGCTGGCTCGCCGTCAAGCTCGCGGTCGTCGGCCTGGCGGGCGTCCTCGTGGCAGGGCTCCTGAGCCTCGTCGTCACCTGGTGGGCCCACCCGCTGGACCGGGCCGCTGCCGCCGCCTACGACACGTTCGGCGAGCGTGACCTCGCACCGGTGGGCTACGCGGCACTGGCGTTCGCGATCGGTGTCACCGCGGGCATGCTGATCCGCCGCACGGTGCCGGCGATGGCCCTGACACTGTTCACGTTCGTGGTCGTGCGCGTCGGCGTCGCCTACGGGATCCGGCCGCGCCTCATCGGCCCCGCGCACCGGACCCTGGCGCTCGACCCGGCCTCGACCGGCTTCGGTTCCTCGGTCTCACCTGACGGCATGTTCAACGCGCTGTTCAACGGCGGTCCGTCGAGCGCACTTGCCCCCGCGACACCGAATCTGCCGAACGCCTGGATCTACTCCACCCGGGTCGTCGACGACGCCGGGCACGACCTGACGGACAAGGTCCTCGACGCGGACTGCCCCGGTATGGCCTCCGGTGGCGGCGGGCCGGCCGTTCCCGGCCATGTCCAGGTCCCGCAGTCCGCGCAGCAGCGGATGCAGGCCTGCGTCTCCAAGGTCGGCGCCACCTACCACGAACTCGTGACCTACCAACCGGGCAACCGCTACTGGGCTCTCCAGTGGCAGGAACTGGCGCTCTGCGGCACGGCCGCGCTGCTCCTCGCCGCGTTCTGCGTGTGGTGGGTGCGCCGCCACCGGATCGCCTGA
- a CDS encoding DUF1772 domain-containing protein: protein MLNALQVVTTVAVGVMVGVEFSVAFVMNPIFDALPEDSGQLGRAHGGRMLGAVMPYWYIGSLVLAAVWAVAGRHHHGTGLVVTAGALLLLSVLMSILLLVPINNRSKTWTAENRPADWKQQQNRWNRFHYVRVAVLIAAFALLVTALT from the coding sequence ATGCTCAACGCACTCCAGGTCGTCACCACCGTGGCCGTCGGCGTGATGGTGGGGGTGGAGTTCTCCGTCGCCTTCGTCATGAACCCGATCTTCGACGCGCTCCCCGAGGACAGCGGCCAGCTCGGCCGCGCCCACGGCGGCCGGATGCTCGGAGCCGTGATGCCGTACTGGTACATCGGCTCGCTCGTCCTCGCCGCGGTCTGGGCCGTCGCCGGACGGCACCACCACGGCACCGGTCTCGTCGTCACCGCCGGCGCGCTGCTGCTCCTCAGCGTGTTGATGTCGATCCTGCTGCTCGTCCCGATCAACAACCGGAGCAAGACGTGGACCGCCGAGAACCGGCCCGCCGACTGGAAGCAGCAGCAGAACCGCTGGAACCGCTTCCACTACGTCCGCGTCGCCGTCCTCATCGCCGCCTTCGCCCTGCTGGTCACGGCCCTCACCTGA
- a CDS encoding TetR/AcrR family transcriptional regulator, with protein MSVQERKERERAGREHLIVATARELAEQQGWDAVTTRRLAERIEYSQPVLYSHFRGKREIIGAVALQGATEMAAAVRAATADVDGPRARVAALARAYLDFAERNPAVYDAIFQLDGGLAFAHEDTPAPLKDAFAALLESLGEVAGDGVDPGLFTETFWAALHGLATLTRAGRLPPEVTEQRVELLVDRLAAV; from the coding sequence ATGTCGGTACAGGAACGCAAGGAGCGAGAACGGGCGGGCCGCGAACATCTCATCGTGGCGACGGCCCGCGAACTCGCCGAGCAGCAGGGCTGGGACGCGGTCACCACGCGCCGGCTCGCCGAGCGCATCGAGTACAGCCAGCCCGTCCTCTACAGCCACTTCCGCGGCAAACGGGAGATCATCGGTGCCGTCGCCCTCCAGGGCGCCACGGAGATGGCCGCGGCGGTGCGCGCCGCGACCGCCGACGTGGACGGCCCGCGCGCTCGGGTCGCCGCCCTCGCCCGCGCCTACCTCGACTTCGCGGAGCGCAACCCGGCGGTCTACGACGCCATCTTCCAGCTCGACGGCGGCCTGGCGTTCGCGCACGAGGACACCCCGGCCCCCCTCAAGGACGCGTTCGCCGCGCTGCTGGAGAGCCTCGGCGAGGTCGCCGGGGACGGCGTCGACCCGGGGCTGTTCACCGAGACGTTCTGGGCGGCCCTGCACGGCCTGGCCACCCTGACCCGGGCGGGACGGCTGCCGCCGGAGGTCACCGAGCAGCGGGTGGAACTGCTGGTGGACCGGCTCGCCGCGGTCTGA